The Halococcus salsus genome contains the following window.
GTCGGTATCGGGTTCGGTTTCCAGGTCGTGTTCGGGGTCGTCGCGTTCGCGCTCCCCGGGCTCGGGACGATCATCGCCGGGTTTCTCGCGGGTCTCATCTCGGCGTATCTCACCAACAACGGTGCCAGGGAGGGCGCGTGGCACTCGCTGCTCTCCGGCGCGCTCGGCGGGGTCATCGTCGCGGTCCTCGCGGGTATTGCCATCTCCCTGCTCGGCCTCGCCTTCGGTTCGTCGGGACTCTGGGCGCTGTTCGGCGGTGGTGTCGTGGCCGTCGGCGTCGTGATAGCGTTCCTCACCGCGATCCCGAGCGCGGTCGGTGGCGCGATCGGCGGGTCCGTCAACTGAGGTCCATAGACGACTGAGGGATCCCTCTTCGAGCACTACTATCCGTACACCGTTCCGTTGAGCACCGCTGTTACGTTTCGATGGTACGAGAAGTCGAGTAGTCCCACCAGGACTACGTCGCATAAATTGATAATCCAAACGGCCATTCGCGTTTTCATGGTCGACGCCACCGACGTCCAGGGCTACCGCGACAAGTACGACGGGCAGATGGACCAGCTCGATAGCGCCGACATCGACGACCGTGACCGCGATGCCATCGAACGCTTCATCGTTCACTGCCGAACCAACGACTCCTCGATCGAATCGCTGGGGACGGTCGTCGGCCACCTCAATCGCCTCCGACTCTCCGCTGAACGCGCTCCCGAGCCGCTCGTCGATCTCGAAAGCGTCGACGATGTCAACGCCTTCAAACTCCACCTCGAAGACGAGCACGGCCTCTCCGAGGGGACGATCCGCAACTACGCGAAGGCGCTTCGCAAGTTCCTCGACTGGCGCGAACTCGACTGGGCGAGCGACGTCTCGGTCGGTCCACCACCGAAACGTCGCCACGACCCCGACGAGGAAATCGACGCCGACGAACTCGGAGCGCTCCTCGATGCCGCTGCAAACCCACGCGACAAAGCCCTCATCGCGATACTCAGCGATACGGGCCTCCGAATCGGGGCGGTACTCTCCCTTCAGATGCGCCACGTCGACTTCGACGGACGGCGCGCGACGATCACCATCAACGAGCAGGCGAACGTCAAAGGCGACGACGGGCCCAAACCCATCACGTGGTCGCGCGGGTACGTCGCGAACTGGATCGATATTCATCCGCGACCCGACGATCCCGACGCCGCCCTGATCCACAAGCTGCGCCGCTGGGACGACGAGGATGACGCCGCGCTTGCCCAGCAGTATGCCGGCCGAATCATCTCCGAGACGGCCGAACGCGCTGGTCTGGATGTTGATCGCATCCAAGCGCGGTTGTTCCGTGCGACCTCGATCTCTCAGTGGATTCGGGATAACATGGGCGAACAGGCCATCAAACATCGTACTGGGTGGGAGAAGGACTCTCGAATGTTCGAGGTCTACTCGCGTGTCACCGACGAGGAGATGAACGACGTCGTCTTCGATCACTACGGCATCGACGGTATCGACAGCGAACAGTCGGGTCCGTCGCTCGAAGAGTGCCCACAATGCCGAACGCCGCTGCGCGGGAGTGAGGCGTTCTGTCCGGGCTGTGCAACCCCCTTGTCTTCCAGTGCAACCGAAGCGACTGACAGGACGTCCTCGGCGCTGCGAGAATTCATGGTCGAAGCCGACGACGTCGACGCGCGGGCGGCCGCTGCGGGCGCTGCCGAAACGGCCGAAAACGACCCGGCGTTCGCGAGCGCTCTCATCGAGGAACTCCAGAACCTCGGTTAGCTCACTCATCACTATCCTCTCGCTCCCCAGCAGCGGTTTTGAGTGCTCGGAAGATCGCGCCGATCTCATCGTCACGCTCGGCGAGATGCTCGACAGTCCCGCCATGTTCTTCGTAGACATCGGCCGCCATCGGCTGCTCGACGGCCCGGCTCACCGGCACTCACCCCCGCTCTCGTGCTCCCACTCGTCTCGCGCGCGCGCCAGGTAGCCAGTGATGAATTCGGTGAGCACGCAAACCTCACACATGAGCACGATCAGCGTATTGACGGTAGCGATCGTGAGGGGACTCATCCGCTCTTACTCCCTACAGTGATGATCTCTTGGGCGGTAATCCACTGATCGCGGTCGACGTCAATTCGTCGAGAGAGCGTCTTCGCGGTAGCTTTACATGTGTTCGACGTGAAAGTGTGATTGCTCTGGTGCATTGTCTTAGGAGTCCGGTCTTGAATCCGCTGTGGATTCGTGATCGGGATCTGGTAGTGCCAGAGGTGTCCTGTGCGGGTTCGGCGGATTCTGAATGGCTGGTACCATTCAGAGCGTGAAATCGATTTAACCCGCACTGACACAATACGCCCGTGAGCTGAGCGTCTGCGTACTCGCCAAACGACGCTTGCTGACATCGCTTGCGTTGATAGAGTGCGGTTTTCTGCATTCGATTGCCTCTGACAGTAGCTTCATTTGAGGTCGTCACTATTAAAAGCACGCATAGATGTTATTCATCAGTAGCTCAAAAAATGTGTCTACTGGTTAAGTCCAGCGATGTTAAGCGGAGGGGTGCTGGATTCCTGCACTAATGCCGCCATGGGTACCGTGGATGAGCCGAGTTGACGAGCAAATCCTCCAAGTGCTCGATCAAGTCGGATTTCCTCTCCCACCGAAAGCTATCATGCTTGGTATCCGAGCACGATATGGGGAGGAGGCAACTCCGGGAGCAAACCATGTCTCACGGAGAGTACGCGGGCCACTTTCTGAGCATGGATTGGTTGATCGCCCTCTCCCCAACGAGGCGAGGACTTACTACGGCGTTACAGAACTTGGCGAGCGGTATCTGCATGACTCCGACGCCGAACCCGGAGAATTCGTCGCCGATGTGGATACCTCCAAGGGGTGATCGTGTCTGCATGGAGGCAAGTACACCCTCATCCATTCCCAGCCAGGCCTGTTTCATTTGTTTTGGCTCTGCTTGTCGCAAAGCAGGGACTACACTTATCGTATCGCCCCTTCGGACTCCGAAACTCTATGTGACGTGAAAGAAGCTGCTCTTGAATTTATTCGAACAAACGTCACTCGTGTGATGCTAAAATAAAAGTGTATTACCAGTGTCGTCCATCGAAGCTACCAGAAGTCTCTGGTGGGTTTTCCTCCGGACAGTTGGCCATCTCTCGATATGAGTCATATATACCTTCAGCCCATTCAATGATTTCCGGGTTTTCGCTCACGATCATGGCGATGTGTTTTCCCTCACCCTGTTCATTGTATGCGCCAACCGCAACTCTCCGGTCATCATATAGACCGACGCCAAGCGTGTGAGAATCTTCGAGATAGAGTGGCTGGTAGTGTTCGTATTTGGCGTGCGTAGCAAAGTCGAATGTATTCTGATCTGCCTTGATATAGCTTTGCCAATCAAGAATGCCCTCAGCCTCGACACCAAAATCGAGCATCGTTTTGTACGCAAAGAATAAAACGGGATTGTAGATTGAACAGATACACCGAAACCGGCTCACTCGAAGGTCGCAGAGTCTGAGAGCGGCCCCGAGTACGTCCGATGGGCTAGCTGTATCCGATGCGACAACGGTTGCATCAGCGAGTTTCTCAACTGGAACAGTTGCATTCTCCAAAGGAAGACGTTGTAACCATTCTGCTTTCTCTATGATCTGTTCAGCAGCAACCAATAATTCCTTGTAGGCGATCAGTGCCTCTTCCCCAGCATCAGTGATTCGATACGTGTGGCCTCTTTCGTCCGCTAGATTGTAGTCGGATTCGTCGAACCACTTGAGGTGATGCTTGACCGTCTGTTTGGTAGATGATATAGACGCTTTCCGCTGAATTTCCTCCGCATTCTGATACTCTCTGTGTAGATTCGAGAGAATCGTGAGCGCGATTTTAGTTCTGGTCAGTTCCGCAAATTCATCTCTTGGAATTGGAATGGCTTGGAGACACTTGTCGACTGCTTCCAGGAGTACCTTTCCGCCAGCAGTTGGCTCAATATTCTCTCGGTAGGTTTTGATGATTCCGCGGTCTTGAAACTCTGAAAGGTGCTTTTTAGCTGTCTTACGCGATGTCCCTGCACGATCGGCAATCTCGTTTCGACGAGTCGGAAGCGAAAGATCGTTCACCGCACGCAAAATATCCAATCGCTTCGTGTCAACAATATCGTTTATGACCTGTTGAACGTCGAGCTCTTGGCCAGATAGAGGATGCGTTTGTGTAGACACGTTCCATGGCGAAACGTGATTTATGGATTTATCTGGCGGTTTTCGTCTGGGTCTGATGTGAAGTGCTTTCAACGCTCCGGCGGCGAGGTGTAACCAGTGAATAGCAATACGCAGCTCCCGCCTTCACCCGAAGGTTACCCTATCGTTGGTCATGCGGTTGATTTCGGTAATGACCCCTTCGGATTTCTTGATCGCGCCACGAGCGAGTGTGGCGATGTCTACTGCATGGAATTGCCGGGTACAGATGTGTACGTCCTCGCGGGATCGGAGTACTTAGAACAGGCGCTCGTTACGGATGTCGATGCGTTCGGTAAGACAGATGATTTCAATCGAGTCTTTGGAAACGGGGTACTTTCAACGGAAGGCGAGCAGTGGAGTCGTCAGCGTGGTATTCTGCAACCGTTGTTTCATCCTGAGCGGGTGAGCGGCTATGCAGATGACATGGTTGCAGCGACTCAGCGCCGACTCTCAATATGGGAAGATGGTGAGAGTCGAGATATCGAATCTGAAATGCAGGATCTCACGATTGAGATTCTGTTCGCAACACTGTTCGGTCGCGACTTGGCACCCGGTGATGGGGAGGACCTGCGTGATGCATCAGACGGTCTCAATAAATGGTTTGTTCCAACCTCCTGGCTGCTTCCTCACTGGGTGCCGACGCCATCCCGCCGAGAGTTCAGCAACTCGGAATCACGGTTGCGAGTCGAAATCCGTCAGTTGCTCGCAGAGTACGAATATGCCGGCAAATCAGGCACGGTAACGCTCGCCGATCAGATAGGAGACCCTCCATCCGAAAGCCAGTCAGGGGATTCAGAGAGCGAAACACTGCTCTCGAAACTGTCTGAAGCAGGCGAGGCAACAGGCGAGAACCATCTGAGTCGTGAAGAAATCGAGGATCAGATGCTGACGATGATTTTCGCCGGGTATGAGACGACCGCCGCCGCTATCGCGTTCGCTCTGTATTCACTGGCGACTGAACCCAACGTCTGCGACGCCTTCCACGAGGAACTCGATACAGTGCTCGATGGGAGCCCACCGACGCTGGACGACGTGAGTCGTCTCGATCTCACTAATCGGATCGTCACCGAGACGCTTCGTCTTTACCCGCCTATCCATACGATCCCTCGGCAGACAACGAGAGAAGTCGATGTCGGCGATTATCGGCTTCCAGCCGACGAGCAGGTGCATCTCTCGGTGATTTCGGTCCATCGTGATCAACGATACTACGACGCTCCTCTAGAATTCCGGCCCGAGCGCTGGACGAACGGATTCGAGGAGGAGTTAGACGACTACGCCTTCATTCCGTTCGGAGGTGGACGACGGACATGTATCGGACGAGAGTTCGCTCGGCTTGAGGCAACGCTCGCGCTCGCAACCATCGGTCAGCGATTCGATCTCGAATGGACCGGCGATGAGACGGACATGGCTATTGAGCCAGAAATGACGACGAAAACACAGAATGGATTGCCGATGACCCTTAGTCAGCGATAATTGTTTGTCGATAAGCTGCTCCCGAGGTACACCAGAGCTGGCGATAGGGGACTGTTATAGGGGCTCGCACTGATTTTAGAATTTATACATTACAAGTTATTGATCTTCCGAAATCAACATACGAGATACAGGGCGCGTATGCAGGGCAGCGACAGCAAGCGTCTTGGTACTGAATAACTCTTTTTACAATCCCCGGCACCCGCTTACGCATGGTCCGATATACTCGTGTTTGGCTTCTCAACGTTCGACAGAACCATTGGACGAAATGTATCCAAGGTCCAAAAGATCCGAGCATTCACGGTGACGAAAACGTTGGGAAGCCTTGGTACGGAAGGAGAGTAAAGGGTAATCCGGGTTTTAGGAAAGGAGACATAGCAATCGCCCGTTTAGCGTCACGTGGTGGAAATCGACCATCTGGCGCCTACGGTATCTGGAGGTTCATGGATTCCGCTCAAGTTAACTCACAAAAATCCGTTCCCTGGAACGATGGACCGTACAAGCGCGTCCTCTACTGCAGAGCTATTCAACGAGAGCTCCCCCAGATCCTCACAGAACACTTCGAACACAATTCGGAGATTCCATTCGACCAGCGGACGATACAAGCGGACGCAAAGAGCTTAGAACCGGAGGACGCTTACGGCTATGTTAACTGGCTTCTAGGGCAAGATGGCCTAAATGAAGAAGCGGTTGAAGCACTTGAAGAGACGGTCTGGGCACTGAATGGAGCTTCGCCCATAACTGCTGGAGTAGGGAGTGGTTTGAGTAGTGGGAGTGGTTCCAGCAGTAACAGAGGCACTCGGCAAGGTCGTTATCAGTCAATCCTTGACCGTCGGTACCGGGATGAGACGTTAGTTCGGGAGCTTAAGGAACTCTATGGAAACGAGTGTCAAGTCTGCGGAGCTCGCCGGCAGAAAGGAGCTACTACAGGATATTCAGAAGTTCACCATATCCGGCCACTTGGGTCACCACATGAGGGTCCGGATGAGCGAGGCAATCTGCTAGTTCTCTGTCCAAATCACCATTCGGATTTCGACTACGGTACTATTGAGGTTGATCCCAATACCCTCAAGCTCAACCATTTGTACGAAGCTTCCGTTTCAGGTACGAAGCTTTACGCTCAGCATAGTGTGAATCCAACGAGGATTAGCTACCATAACAAGACTATATCTCAAGTCTCCTAACCACGTCATTGGTTAAGGAACCGCTCAGACGTCAATCTCCATTGGCTCAATCACTTGATCGATCTCGAGAAAGAGTTGAGCTGTCTGCTCAACACATCTTCTGTATCTCGCACGCCACTCTCAACAGAAACTTGCCAATTCTTCAAATGACGATAGAGAAATGGCGTAGGCCCTGTTCCGGGAGGAATGTGAACTTGGTGGCATACCCACCGAACTTCTTCCCCACCGTCCACAGCTTCGGAGTCATTCGTCAGTTGCCATCCAGACGAGAGACGGTCCTACTTTCTTGCTGCGCACTTTCCCTTCCTCCTGGAGTTGACGAAGGCGATAGTCTGCATTCTGCCGCGCGAATCCAACTGCATTCGCGATCTCGGTCGTTGACGCGGGCTCATACTCGTGAACGGCAGCGAGAATCTCCTCTGTAGAATACTTTTTCGTGAATTGACCCTGCTCGTCACGTTCGTCCATACTCGGATGCACCGACGCGAAGGACTTCACCCTTTGCATTGTGGCATACCGAAGCCTTTAACACCGTATGCACTGTAGCATATGGTAGAGACAGACCAGTCCATCGGAGCGTTCTCATCGAGAGAATGCCCGCGTGCGCCAACACGCGGGCTGGCTGTCTTATGGAGCCAACAGCCAATGTCCACTACGAACGCAGTTACGGAAAGTTGTATCGACCTGACCAACGCTCGTTTCGAGCGTGCGGTCACACAGGAATTCGATGTCGAGCGCACCGCGCCGCTCACCTACGAGGTCCACCACGACGGCGAGACGTACGCTATCGACCTCGAATCGGCAAGTTGCACCTGTCCCGACGCGCAGTACCGCTCTCTCGGGTGCAAGCACGCTATCGCGTGTGCTCTCTATGAGTTGTTTACCGACGGAACGCAGAGTCGCTTCGTCGCGCAGGTTGCCGCGCTCGCCCACGAACAGGGCTGTCCGTTTGACTCGCGCGACTGTGACGGTCCCTGTGGAATCGGGAACTATCCCTGTCCGGACTGTGTTTCCGGCGTCAGGGTCGGTGACTGGGCGGTTTGGACGCACCTCGTGCGGGATACGGGCGGTGAACGCCGATGAGAAAGTCCTGTGTCGGCTGTGGAAAGGAC
Protein-coding sequences here:
- a CDS encoding helix-turn-helix domain-containing protein; translation: MSTQTHPLSGQELDVQQVINDIVDTKRLDILRAVNDLSLPTRRNEIADRAGTSRKTAKKHLSEFQDRGIIKTYRENIEPTAGGKVLLEAVDKCLQAIPIPRDEFAELTRTKIALTILSNLHREYQNAEEIQRKASISSTKQTVKHHLKWFDESDYNLADERGHTYRITDAGEEALIAYKELLVAAEQIIEKAEWLQRLPLENATVPVEKLADATVVASDTASPSDVLGAALRLCDLRVSRFRCICSIYNPVLFFAYKTMLDFGVEAEGILDWQSYIKADQNTFDFATHAKYEHYQPLYLEDSHTLGVGLYDDRRVAVGAYNEQGEGKHIAMIVSENPEIIEWAEGIYDSYREMANCPEENPPETSGSFDGRHW
- a CDS encoding SWIM zinc finger family protein, whose product is MSTTNAVTESCIDLTNARFERAVTQEFDVERTAPLTYEVHHDGETYAIDLESASCTCPDAQYRSLGCKHAIACALYELFTDGTQSRFVAQVAALAHEQGCPFDSRDCDGPCGIGNYPCPDCVSGVRVGDWAVWTHLVRDTGGERR
- a CDS encoding cytochrome P450, with the protein product MNSNTQLPPSPEGYPIVGHAVDFGNDPFGFLDRATSECGDVYCMELPGTDVYVLAGSEYLEQALVTDVDAFGKTDDFNRVFGNGVLSTEGEQWSRQRGILQPLFHPERVSGYADDMVAATQRRLSIWEDGESRDIESEMQDLTIEILFATLFGRDLAPGDGEDLRDASDGLNKWFVPTSWLLPHWVPTPSRREFSNSESRLRVEIRQLLAEYEYAGKSGTVTLADQIGDPPSESQSGDSESETLLSKLSEAGEATGENHLSREEIEDQMLTMIFAGYETTAAAIAFALYSLATEPNVCDAFHEELDTVLDGSPPTLDDVSRLDLTNRIVTETLRLYPPIHTIPRQTTREVDVGDYRLPADEQVHLSVISVHRDQRYYDAPLEFRPERWTNGFEEELDDYAFIPFGGGRRTCIGREFARLEATLALATIGQRFDLEWTGDETDMAIEPEMTTKTQNGLPMTLSQR
- a CDS encoding winged helix-turn-helix domain-containing protein; translated protein: MDERDEQGQFTKKYSTEEILAAVHEYEPASTTEIANAVGFARQNADYRLRQLQEEGKVRSKKVGPSLVWMATDE
- a CDS encoding HNH endonuclease; this encodes MDSAQVNSQKSVPWNDGPYKRVLYCRAIQRELPQILTEHFEHNSEIPFDQRTIQADAKSLEPEDAYGYVNWLLGQDGLNEEAVEALEETVWALNGASPITAGVGSGLSSGSGSSSNRGTRQGRYQSILDRRYRDETLVRELKELYGNECQVCGARRQKGATTGYSEVHHIRPLGSPHEGPDERGNLLVLCPNHHSDFDYGTIEVDPNTLKLNHLYEASVSGTKLYAQHSVNPTRISYHNKTISQVS
- a CDS encoding DUF5518 domain-containing protein, with translation MTDWRSVGIGFGFQVVFGVVAFALPGLGTIIAGFLAGLISAYLTNNGAREGAWHSLLSGALGGVIVAVLAGIAISLLGLAFGSSGLWALFGGGVVAVGVVIAFLTAIPSAVGGAIGGSVN
- a CDS encoding tyrosine-type recombinase/integrase; its protein translation is MVDATDVQGYRDKYDGQMDQLDSADIDDRDRDAIERFIVHCRTNDSSIESLGTVVGHLNRLRLSAERAPEPLVDLESVDDVNAFKLHLEDEHGLSEGTIRNYAKALRKFLDWRELDWASDVSVGPPPKRRHDPDEEIDADELGALLDAAANPRDKALIAILSDTGLRIGAVLSLQMRHVDFDGRRATITINEQANVKGDDGPKPITWSRGYVANWIDIHPRPDDPDAALIHKLRRWDDEDDAALAQQYAGRIISETAERAGLDVDRIQARLFRATSISQWIRDNMGEQAIKHRTGWEKDSRMFEVYSRVTDEEMNDVVFDHYGIDGIDSEQSGPSLEECPQCRTPLRGSEAFCPGCATPLSSSATEATDRTSSALREFMVEADDVDARAAAAGAAETAENDPAFASALIEELQNLG